DNA from Alnus glutinosa chromosome 2, dhAlnGlut1.1, whole genome shotgun sequence:
CATGTTACTCAACAACATATCACCATTTTGACAATATGATTTCAAATGTTCATGGACGCTAGAGAGTACCTGAAAATGTAGATTTGAAGTAGCATACAAAGTATCTGACATGCGCAATGTGACGTcataaaatttcttcaaaaactTGACTAAGTGGCGAATAGTATCCCAATCCTCTCTTCCTAACCCATCCTCCCCCGGATAATTAAGGAGATGttcatcctcctcctcctcttgcATAAGTTCAAAAGCCCCTTGGAACTTCTCTGCCACATCCAACATCAGATATGTCGatttccatctagttggaacatcaagaCACAAGAGATTATTACATTGGATCTTTTGTCTCCGTACACAAGACTTAAACCAATCAAGCCTTTTAGGGGAAGATTTCACATATTTAACAAGGTTGCGGACCTTTATAATTAACTCATCAACATCTTTCAAACCCTCGTGGACAATGAGATTCAAAATGTGTGCACAACATCTCATGTGAATGAATTCATGACCACAAATAGTTTCTTTCCATGACAATGTTCTCCTTTTCAACCAATCAATAGGAGTGTCATTAGAGGTGACATTATCAACTGTAATTGTAAGAATCCTATCAATACCCCATTCAAGCATACACTCCTCCAACTCCCTCCCAATTGTTTTCCCTTTGTGATCTTGAACTAGACGAaaggaaagaatttttttttgtaatttccaATCATAGTCAATGAAATGAGCAATTATACACATATAGTCTAAGTTTTGCACTGAAGTCCACATATTAGTGGTAAAGCAAACCCTTTGCTTAGTTGTCAAAAACATTTTCCTCAAATTTTCCTTCTCCACTAGGTACAACTTAACACAATCCTTCATCACTGTATAGCGAGAAAGGGTCGGAAATCTAGATTCAACGGTCTTCATAAATTCTTGGAACCCTTGGCTCTCCACAAAAGTGAAGGGTAACTCATCCACAATGATCATCTTGGAAATCGCTTCCCTGATTTTTTTCTCACTATACTTTGCAATTATAAGATTGCTAGTACTGTCCTCTTCACCTTTAACTTCATCACTCATACTATCCTCTTCCCCACTCATACTATCCTCTTCATCACTCATACTATCCTCCCCATCTTTAACTTCATCACTCAACTTCAACTGGGACTTATCCAATTGACCATTTTTTCTACGGTATTTTGCGCAACCCTGGCTACAAATAGACTCTTCTACATCCTCAACTTTGTATATGGAAGCCATTGGAGTGTCTAGATCTGCACAAAAACCAACAATATAATTTTGATGCAGCATCTCCATTAAAATATTcacaaatataaaagaaattaattaaaaacactgAATCATCTATAAGATATATTCTCCtaacaacatatttgaatgcaACACACTTAAAAATTACAACTCCAAGTTTCATCTCCCAGCATAAACAAAAAACTGGCATagtgaaaacccaaaaaaataaaaactctaatgCTAACATATAGTCAACCAGACTCCAAAGATCAACTCTCAACAACCAGCTAACAACATACCTCAACCCGAGGGTCCACTTGCTAACTCCGAAAATCATAGTCGAAAATATAAATTAGTTAATGCCAGTAAGTAGCAAAAATAATAGTgtaaagaaaaatatgttttatgatcaaaattatttacacTACATCATTTAGTATAAGATTTGTCAAGCAGGAAATAACAGAACAGAGTCAATTAAAAGATCCAATATGTCACAAACTAGACAACACATACTGTGAATCAATAtccaaccaaaatcaaaatagaATCATACCCCAAGTCCACATAACAAGCCACACAGGCTAGTATGCCACATGGGCATCAAATAAGCATTACATAGATGCAACGTCACACATACTAGTTAATCAGAAcgggatcctctccatttcacaaACCAAATTAGATTTCACAGCAAAAACTTCCAATAATTcattaaatcaatcattaattGGTAAATTAAGAATACTCATCATTTCAGATTCACATCTCATACATTTCCCTAATGCAATGATAAATATGCGCTTCATGTTCTTgcttttttcatatataatcaAGTAAAAAGACTATAGCATAATATTTATAGAGAAGAGTATGGTTCAGTGAAAAAGTTCCAAAACTAATGAGATGCTTTCATGCAACAATGTGtctttcaacaacaaaaaaaaaaaatccattcacTAGCTATCTACTTCACTTGCTAATAAAATCAACTGTCCTTCAAAAACCTTAACAGAACTACTTAGAGcctaataaaaaacaataacaacaaaCTGTCAAAGCCTGCCAAAGATACCAACTCTTCTAATAAACCAAAATTGAGACATGACGGAAAAAACATAAGTGAAGATAATAACATAACAACAAAGCTATGTACTAAACCATAAAGCCTACACTTCATTTCcaacaaccaacaaaaacaTGGCAGGCCCTGTACCAAAGCAGGATAACCTCGAATTCCCTATAGAGGCATGCTCTCCTTCACTAAATTAGTTCCAAATAATGTCATTCATGGCCACGTCTTACAGAGCTATTAATTTCCTTCCAACTCCACACTCTTCAAAAAGAACAAACCccgaaaattaaaatttggctCACCCCAACCAGACCCTCCTAAAAACTCATAACCCATCCTATTTACACTATTTCTTTAGAAAATCCCACCAGCAAGAGGACAACAAGGCAACGGCACCCACAAGGTTCAACCATGATGTCTTCTCGTGTTCACCATCAAGTAACGCAAACCAACTTCTTAAAACTCATTTacaaagaataaggaaagttgAACACAGAAGTTTGTAACCATTCAACCTCATGGATCTCATGGAGGTCCAGTTATCAGTAGCCCCAAATCAAGAGAAACTAACATCCAGTAGAAAGGTTAATCGGGTTCACAAAGAACTCTATGACCCAGTCGGGTTCAGAGCTAGTCGGCTTTACAAAGATCTCTAGAAATCTAGGATCCAGTCGTCAAAAAACTGATCTGAAGCACTCATCAACTCAACTCACATGATTCGGACCTCCAAAATCCCCACTCTATCAAATCTGGGTAAAAACAATACCCATAACCAAAATTCAATCAGATCACTCCTTAAACACCAAATaactcaagtaaaaaattaaaagaggctTCAATTCATGTAAGAACatctaaaacaaacaaaaagctaGAAGGGTTAGAGTTTTCACCTTGATTCTAGCAAGCTGAACGGAATCCGGCAACCGGGACTGTATATAAGATTACAGAGGAGAGATTTTCAGGTGGTGGGTGGTATGTCGCCGTTTAGTGTGAGGTTATTGTGCGTGCCTGCGTGGGTTCGACAGATCGAGAAGAGAAACAGGGAGAAGTGGgagaaaaagtgaaagaaagtgCGTGTGTGGTTGTGTGCTTGTCAAATAAATTAGGGTTGGGTGTCGGGGAAGTCGGGTCGGAAGTGTCTTCAACCGACTTCTTCCGCCTGAAGAGTGGAGAAGGCGGAAAATGAATGAGCATTATACGAGCTTTCTTTGCCGTTTGAACTATTTAGCGccaaatttattctttttttttttttttttgagcaatcTTAATGAAttgttttgggcttttttgGGCCTGATCTGCTAGTGAtattagagcatttttagtagtctcaccaaattagttttttagctattttggtgagccaatttgatgaaaactcttaaaaaccactcccagcagcctcaccattttaaccaaaaaaatttgatgactgaaattactagtcaaattagaccaggcattttcactcaacaacccactcaccaaattttgtttcacatttctctctcacatgattagcacacttttttccttttttctctcattttcttctctcatctcccatctctcacacgataatgtccttatttcatggatataaatgattttttataaaaatattatatagagaaaaaataaagaaatatgaaaaaattattatttaaatggaatagtgaatattgactagttaaaatggtgaggctgctggaggaattttaataaagtggctcatcagaatagaaaaaagtaatttttagttattttggtgagtaaaatttttAGTTAACACTTAAAAGGATTAGATAgtctaatttatattattttttgtgcaTAGTCTGCTTGTCTAATTAGAATAcataatatattaacaaattaaatatcCTAATTTATAAGATAAGATCAGGAACACATGCTATAAAATTTCATACTCAACTTCATAAGCTGGAAGTTACACTACAATTAACACTGGTTCACTACAAATTACATATGAAAATTACACTGCaattaatgaaagaaaaaattacacaaatagcaactaaaagaaaaaatgaaaaattacaatttagcctccCAAAACTACCAGCCGTTTTTCAACTAGCCTCACGAACTATTAacgcttagattctggccctccaaactaccaaaatgtgttttaaaaatgccaattttgttaaaatatgtctataatacccttgttacgtgtcatttttcaattaaaaaaagaataaaagaatttaattttttttttaaaaaaaaaaagatttaaaatttaaaaagtaaaaaaaactaaaaaatttgtatattttttttttttaaaaaaaaaaagaagaagaaaagaaaatgggtgtTTGGAGGTGTCTGCCaaacccattttcttcttcttttaaaaaaataaaaaaaaattagttttttttttttgttttaaattttttttttattttttaattgaaaaaatgacatggggcaagaatattattatcatatttcgacaaaatgtgtatttttaaaactttttgatattttggaaAGTTAGAATCCAAGTGTTTGTAGTTCGTGTGATTACTTGCAAAATGattgataatttgaaatattaaattataatttttttcaaaaaagaaaaagaaaagaaaaaagcacaaAACAATGTCACAACAGCATCATAACTTTGCCCTGTTGCAGCCCTCTGATTACGTAATTTACGTGCCCTTAGTGCGACATTATGAAAATGTGGACTAATATTGGAATCCTACATAAATAACCATATCTTAAGCCTACAGGCAGCAGCGGTCATAAAAGCTGAACATGCTGACATCCATCAACTCAGCTAAACAAGAAGCAGGAAAAATACAACAAAGCAGCAAATTGACATTCTTGATAATTTCAGACCATCTTAAAAAGAAGTTGGACAATCGCCGATTTGTGGAGATGGTGGATGAATTAAATGCAAAACTTAGTTAGAGCATTTTTTATGACTTCAGTAAAATAGTTAATCAAACctactttatttaatttatttaaaagacatTATACATTTGattatctattattattattttttttttttttttattattgtattttttgactgtcttttttttcttttttattttcaaacgaTTAAAGGTCATATTTGTCGACAAGCATTTtgttaaaattgtcatttttttaatggtaatttttttatcagttatatttttcaacaatttgttatttttttaacacaataACTTTTAaatgatcatatttttatcGTCGTATTTTTAACAATTGCATTTGCCAATTTCGAATTTGTGTGGCATCAAATCCAAGATGAGATTCAAACCACCATTcagatttcacattattttaaaaatttattcgAAAGCTACTCTCAAAAGGCTTTCGTAGCAGACAATGAGGGGAAAATAACACTCAGGGGCCTTGAAAGAGTGCTCCTTATTAGCATTATGATACCATCAAGCAATAACAGGGCATTGATTTCTTCTATAAatctcagaaaaagaaaaaaaatccgtGGAAACCGGATTCAGCCATCTCATCTAAATCCCCATATACGAACCCAAAAATACCCAAATTGAACCCATAAATCCCCATATACGAAACAAGAAAGGTAAACGAAACCTTTACCTTGGGTTGAAACGTGGCTGACTGAAGGATGACGGCGGGTCAGTGTTGGTCGACGGCGCAGATGATGGTGGAAAACAGTAacgagcaagagagagagaaaatgagagagagcaGTGAccttgagagacagagagagaagatGAGGGAAAGAAAAGGGAGCTCGAATGCTCTGATAAGGGAGACGCAGACCAGAGAAAGAAGCGGGAGAAAAGATGAggggaagaaaaggaaaaaaaaaatggttaaatacatatttagtatttatgatttaaaaattttatttttttagtactttaatttcattttgttttacaaattatatctaaattttgataaaaaaatcgATTTGATATTTGTctattttttcatttgaattttAACGCATTGTTACGCGTCAGctgcacaatataaaaaaaattaaaaaataaaaaataaaaatctataaaatGCCCACCCCTCCATTAATTTGGTATCTAACCTTGGGGTGCATCGGAAGAAAATCTCCGACTCTTCTTCCGACAGAGGCAATGTCAGTGGTGGAGTCGGGAGATGTGTCAGAATTGCTGGTTCGGCGTTCTGGATTTTTTGGGCTGAACTTGGGCTTTTGCTTGAATTTTTGGGCCTTAGGAACCATCATTTTTTGGACTTGGTGCAAAAGTCCAGGCTCAAGCCTAGTCCGCCATTAGACTGGTGGCTTCAGGGTCCATTTAGAGCAATCTATTACAGGTCCTGAATGTTGGCCCAAGCTCAGGTTCACTCACTTcgataacaaaatattaaaaaaaaaaaattattaaataagtaCAAACTTCTTCTTATGAGAGAGTTTCTATAAAATTTATGCGTTCGAACGTGTAGGTGAACTGACAGAAATTTGCTTACACATAAATTTTGTAAGGGCTCCCTAACAATTACAAGAACATATTACTAATAATACAAACAAATTGCTGAGAAACATGTCTCATTTCATACTGTAGGATCTTAAAAAGTTTGTGACGTGTAACATTGTGCGAGAATGACAAGCAATTTAAGTGTATGGGAGTGGGAATTTTAAATTGAATTAAGAtcttcttaaattatttgtttaaattcttTCGAATTTAGACAAGTGATTATGAGAGAAAATTTATAGGACTCATATGACCGGATAAGTAATTGGacagctcaatttttattttgttaggtaaatttctaaaaattgtctcttataattatttgtttgaatttttttaaatttgaataaataatttgagaaaactCCCTTTTAAAATggtgagagaaaaataaaaaaattgcattcTCGTGGATTGTGAAacaattgatttgatttgagcaTATTCAAGCACCTTAGATTAGTTCTCCAATTCCAGTTACCAATaaccaaatatataataaaatttcaagCTGGGTAATTACCTAAGAAATACGTCAACTAAAAAGAAACCTTTTATTCATTACCCAAGAATCTGGACCAGGGGcctaaatctctctctctcttaacctttttttttttttttggttaatttctTGTGATGAAACAATAAGACCAAAAAAGAACTGGTTTTGTTTCCATTGCTGGTAATGTTGGGAATTTTCTCTGGTGTACGACAACACAAATAGAGTAAGTCTGAATTTAACTGTACTTTTGTCTTCTTTACTGCTTTTGGTTAGACAGAATCAAACCCACTTCTTGttggcttttttttattttaaggttgAAGGTCAACttggtgttttttttccttgccaACCCATCAGCTAAGTGTGAGTGTTCCGGCAAAGTCAACCATGGAGTTTGAAGAACCAAAATGTCAAAACTTAGCTGCCACCATTGGGTCCGGGAGATAGAGATACGGTGGTTTAAAAAACGCCAACTTGGTGTTGGGAAGAATTGCTAGTAATATACCCAGAAAATTCTTTCTGTACTTGATTGTATTTTTGTGTCTAAGTGTTCATTTGATTGTCATTGTTGTTTGCAGTTGCTTGTCTTTTCAGAGAGATGAGAGGGGTTCTTAGTATTACCTTGGTGCTTTCTCACCTGCTGCTGCTCACTGATTATTGCTTTGCACATCCCTTGTGCTCTAATATGAGTGGGTGTCTCTCCTTCGTATCTCCGAAATATTACTTCCTTTTTATATATGTTCTTCTCTTTATGCTTTGTTTGATTTCCAAAAATGACATACATACATGAAAGCTTGGAATCTAGTAGTGTTTGGACTTGAAATGACTTCTTTTGGCAATCAAATGGagcatattaatatattttattaccTCAGTTCAAAATTTCTATCTTTCTGGTCTGTTTGTGAGTTGACTGATCTATCTCGTCgctgttttatttgaatagggTCACCTTTTACCCCAAAGACCCCGCTTGTTTTCTGTCAATACAATGGTAGCGTTTGCTGTAACTCCACTGAAGATATGCAGTTGCAGAATCAATTTAAAGCAATGAATGTCTCTGATCTTGGCTGCGCTTCTCTTCTGAGATCAATACTCTGCTCGGTAAGACGGTCTGCCAGGTTTTGTGACAATAACTTTGAATTGATGTTATTGTGTCTCTCTATTTTGCTTATGAGGAAGTTGGTACCTTCTTTTTCCTGCtagttttctgatttttttggttcttcACTTCATGTGATTTGATGATTAAAAGGAATCCTCATGTGTATGAGAAAACCAGAATACTGAAGGTTAATTGAACTACTGGATGAATCATACCTGGCTTATGATTTGAGTATTGATTAAACATGAGTTTACATGTTATTACCCTTAAATAATCTTCACAAATGTTGTACATATTATAAATCAGCACTTCACTGTcagcttttgaaataattacCCCATATGGCGTATATGAAGACATGATGTTGATTTGCTTTTGTGCTCTCAGTTTGAAACTTGTAGTAAAATATTAGTCACTATTTAATGCGCGCTTACATGAGCACCTAAGGCTCAGTCAGAACTAAAGTTAACTTTTtcacttacatatatatatgcattgcATAGATGTGATCAGTTCTCAGCAGAGCTTTATCGAATTGAATCGGCACCGCGGAAAGTTCCTGTTCTTTGCAATTCCACCGTTTCAGCAAATTCAACCCAGTCTCAACTCACTGAAGTTGACTTCTGTTTGAAGGTTTGGGATGAGTGCAAAAATGTATCTATATTAAATTCTCCCTTTCAATTGCAAGGTGGAATGCCACTTAATTCTACTTCCAAGCTAGCTGATATATGGCAGTCAAAAAGTGCTTTCTGCAATGAATTTAGTGGTGCTTCTGAAGCTGGAGAGTTGTGTTTTGATGGTGGACCAGTTGTACTAAATCATACTGAAAATTTGAGTCCACCAAGTGGTATGTGCCTTGAGAAAATTGGTAATGGATCCTACCTTAATATGATAGGTCATCCTGATGGGTCGAATCGTGTCTTCTTATCTGACCAACCAGGTAAGATATGGTTGGCAACAGTTCCTGGGGAGGGATCAGGAGAACTATTGGCAGTTGATAGATTAAATCCTTTTCTTGATTTAACTGATCGAGTATATTCTGACGCTCAGCTTGGGATGATGGGAATAGCATTTCATCCAAACTTTCAGCAGAATGGCCGCTTCTTTGTTTCTTATAACTGTGATAAGGTTAAGTCGCCAGAATGTTCAGGAAGATGTTCATGTAACTCAGAAGTGAGATGCGATCCTTCAAAGCTAGAATCTGACAATGGAGCCCAGCCATGTCAATATTCCAGCATCATAGCAGAATTTACTGCTAATGGTACCACATTGCAACCTTCCTCGGTAAAATTCTGGTTTTTTAGGAGtcatttctcataattatatCATTTGGTGGTCTTAATTTTTATCTCCTGCCTCAATTACAGGTAACAAGTGTCAAACCCAAGGAAGTCAGAAGAATATTCACTATGGGTCTTCCATTTGCTAATCATCATGGTGGTCAGATTCTCTTTGGACCTGAGGATGGTTACCTGTACTTCATGCTGGGAGATGGTGGAAGTAATGGTGACCCATACAATTTTGCACAAAACAAGAAATCCTTGCTTGGAAAGGTTATGAGGCTGGACATAGATAACATACCGAGTAAGTACTGGTAAAATGTATTGTCTTACGATAAAATACTTTTCTGTATCTTTGTCCGTGATCTTTAAATATCTGGTTTCAGCCTTTTGCTTTTCTGTTCACTGCATCTTGTTTTCCATGGTTCCACTCACGTAAGACGTTCGATTCATGCTGTGCCTTTTGAATATATGTTACAAAAATGACTTTGAAAAATAGATGTTTATGACAGGAAGGGTAAGAAACACATTCAAATAAAGTTTCTTGAAGACTATCTTGTTCTATCCTAACAATGCAAAGTTTAGGTCAGAAGCAGGTTGTATTCTTCCATTTGTTGACTGGAGAGACGATCTCTAAATCCATTTCTTGTCTAGATGTGGTGAAGTAAAACtccttttaataaataaatccaaTGGCTTGAGGGATATCAGTTTACATTGTTACGGCTGTGGGGCGAGTCAGATTTTGCtttttcaggaaagaatttgGTTATAATAAACAGAACAGCTTTCAAGAGTTTTGCTTTAGTGGAGGACAGATGAGgttttgaatgttttgattTCGACATATGTTTAACTAAATATATGTTTCTCAAATGAGCTTTTGATTTCCAACAAGGATTCCTGTTTCAGTATTTTAAACTTTCTAATAATGCCCGTCACTGATATGAAATAAATGTAGTACAATTAAGGCCTACTAAGTTTGATTCTTTATTGCTGTAATTAAACCTGTATTTTTGAGCACACAAGTGTATATGGAATATATCTTGAAATTTATTAGTCTTCTTTATACTGCTATTCTTACTTGTACATTTCCTTTGCAATACGTT
Protein-coding regions in this window:
- the LOC133859752 gene encoding HIPL1 protein, giving the protein MRGVLSITLVLSHLLLLTDYCFAHPLCSNMRSPFTPKTPLVFCQYNGSVCCNSTEDMQLQNQFKAMNVSDLGCASLLRSILCSRCDQFSAELYRIESAPRKVPVLCNSTVSANSTQSQLTEVDFCLKVWDECKNVSILNSPFQLQGGMPLNSTSKLADIWQSKSAFCNEFSGASEAGELCFDGGPVVLNHTENLSPPSGMCLEKIGNGSYLNMIGHPDGSNRVFLSDQPGKIWLATVPGEGSGELLAVDRLNPFLDLTDRVYSDAQLGMMGIAFHPNFQQNGRFFVSYNCDKVKSPECSGRCSCNSEVRCDPSKLESDNGAQPCQYSSIIAEFTANGTTLQPSSVTSVKPKEVRRIFTMGLPFANHHGGQILFGPEDGYLYFMLGDGGSNGDPYNFAQNKKSLLGKVMRLDIDNIPSAMVIADLAQWGNYSVPGDNPFAEDKELKPETWALGFRNPWRCSFDSERPSYFLCADVGEEQYEEVDIVTKGGNYGWRVYEGPFLYNPPASPGGNTTATSIDPIFPVMGYNHSDVNNSVGSASITGGYFYRSTADPCMYGRYLYADLYAGGMWAGTETPTDSGNFTSTRIPFSCAQDSPIRCIAEAGSSLPSLGYILSFGEDNKKDVFILASSGVYRVIRPSRCNYTCSKENVTRPASAPPFNSTGRRFSNPLMELMLLISSLLVLFGSCNL